Proteins found in one Quercus robur chromosome 2, dhQueRobu3.1, whole genome shotgun sequence genomic segment:
- the LOC126710366 gene encoding protein ENHANCED PSEUDOMONAS SUSCEPTIBILITY 1-like: MSTPPKIRYISECFIKPQYALEESKRPFYLSPWDLTMLSVHYIQKGLLYNKPLSADAQEDFIKSLLDKLKQSLSVALVHFYPLSGRLVTQINENPPSSLVFVDCSNSPGAKFIYAALDMTISDVLSPIDVPSIVQSFFDHDRAVNHDGHTRPLLTVQVTELKDGIFIGCSMNHSIVDGSSYWQFFNAWSEIFQAQGNNISLTRPPIHKRWFPDGGPILNLPFKHQDEFISRFEAPKLRERMFHFSSESIAKLKAKANAESNTNKISSFQSLSALVWRCITRARHLPHDQITHCRLAINNRARMEPPLPNDYFGNSISAGAAVTTAGELLEHSLGWAAWKLHELVANHSDKVVRGWLDNWLKSPFVYQLDRMFDPCSVMMGSSPRFNKYGNEFGMGKAVALRSGYAHKFDGKVSSYPGKEGGSIDLEMCLPPDSMSALESDEEFMDAVSLSHQLH; encoded by the coding sequence ATGTCTACTCCTCCTAAAATCCGATACATCTCAGAGTGCTTTATCAAACCACAGTATGCCTTAGAAGAATCAAAGAGGCCCTTCTACCTGTCACCATGGGATCTTACCATGCTCTCTGTACACTATATCCAGAAGGGTCTTCTTTACAACAAACCTCTTTCAGCAGATGCCCAAGAAGACTTCATCAAGTCTCTATTGGACAAGCTTAAGCAGTCCCTCTCTGTGGCCCTTGTCCATTTCTACCCACTTTCAGGCCGCCTTGTGACACAAATAAATGAAAACCCACCTTCAAGCTTGGTTTTTGTTGACTGCAGTAACAGCCCTGGAGCCAAATTCATCTATGCAGCTCTAGACATGACTATATCTGATGTCCTTTCTCCCATTGATGTACCATCAATCGTTCAATCCTTTTTTGATCACGACAGGGCGGTCAACCATGATGGTCATACCAGGCCTTTGCTTACAGTTCAAGTAACAGAACTTAAAGACGGCATCTTTATAGGATGTTCCATGAACCATTCTATTGTTGATGGAAGCTCTTATTGGCAATTCTTTAATGCTTGGTCTGAGATTTTTCAGGCACAGGGAAATAACATTTCTCTAACACGCCCGCCTATCCATAAGCGATGGTTTCCTGATGGTGGTCCAATCCTCAACCTTCCTTTTAAACACCAAGATGAGTTCATTTCCAGATTTGAAGCACCAAAACTCAGAGAGAGAATGTTCCACTTCTCTTCGGAATCCATAGCAAAACTCAAAGCAAAAGCCAATGCAGAATCCAATACCAACAAAATCTCTTCCTTTCAGTCCTTGTCTGCACTTGTCTGGAGGTGCATAACGCGTGCACGCCATCTACCACATGATCAGATAACTCATTGCAGGTTGGCCATAAATAACAGGGCAAGGATGGAGCCACCCTTGCCTAATGATTACTTTGGGAACTCAATTTCCGCTGGGGCAGCAGTAACCACAGCTGGTGAATTGCTTGAACATAGTCTTGGATGGGCGGCGTGGAAGTTGCATGAGCTTGTGGCTAACCACTCTGACAAGGTTGTGCGTGGCTGGCTTGATAACTGGCTGAAGTCTCCCTTTGTTTACCAACTTGATCGGATGTTTGATCCATGCAGTGTAATGATGGGAAGTTCACCCAGATTCAACAAGTACGGGAATGAATTTGGAATGGGGAAAGCAGTGGCACTTCGCAGTGGGTATGCACACAAGTTTGATGGGAAAGTTTCATCATACCCAGGTAAAGAAGGAGGAAGCATTGATTTGGAGATGTGCCTTCCGCCGGATTCAATGAGCGCTCTTGAGTCTGATGAGGAGTTCATGGATGCTGTCTCTTTGTCCCACCAGCTGCACTAG
- the LOC126710330 gene encoding uncharacterized acetyltransferase At3g50280-like: MSTNPPKIRYISESFIKPQYALEESKRPFYLSPWDLIMLSANYIQKGLLFTKPPTANADEDFIKSLLDRLKYSLSVTLVHFYPLAGRLVTQKNENPPSSLIFVDCSNSPGAKFIYADLDMTISDILSPIDVPSIVQSFFDHDRAVNYDGHTMPLLSIQVTELKDGIFIGCSMNHCLGDGTSYWHFCNTWSEIFQAQGNNISITRPPIHRRWFPDGVSPIINLPFSHQDEFISRGEAPKLRERMFHFSSESIAKLKAKANAESNTNKISSFQSLSALVWRCITRARCLPHDQITHCRLATNNRSRMEPSLSDDYFGNLDSVVGGVTTAGELLEHNLGWVAWKLHEAVVNHTDKVVRDSVDTWLQSPIVFQPARLFDPYSVMMGSSPRFNMYGNEFGMGKAVALRSGYANKFDGKVSSYPGYEGGGSIDLEVCLPPDSMSSLESDKEFMDAVSLSHQLP; this comes from the coding sequence ATGTCTACTAATCCTCCAAAAATCCGATACATCTCAGAGAGCTTTATCAAACCACAGTATGCTTTAGAAGAATCAAAGAGGCCCTTCTACCTGTCACCATGGGATCTTATCATGCTCTCTGCAAACTATATCCAAAAGGGCCTTCTTTTTACCAAACCTCCAACAGCAAATGCCGATGAAGACTTCATCAAGTCTCTCTTGGACAGGCTTAAGTATTCCCTCTCTGTAACCCTTGTCCATTTCTACCCACTTGCAGGCCGCCTTGTgacacaaaaaaatgaaaacccaccttcaagcttgatttttgttGATTGCAGTAACAGCCCTGGAGCTAAATTCATCTATGCAGATCTAGACATGACAATATCTGATATCCTTTCTCCGATTGATGTACCATCAATCGTTCAATCCTTTTTTGATCATGACAGGGCGGTCAACTATGATGGTCATACCATGCCATTGCTATCCATTCAAGTAACAGAACTAAAAGATGGTATCTTTATAGGCTGTTCCATGAACCACTGCCTTGGCGATGGAACCTCTTATTGGCATTTCTGTAACACTTGGTCTGAGATCTTTCAGGCACAGGGAAACAACATTTCTATCACACGCCCACCAATCCACAGGCGATGGTTTCCTGATGGTGTTAGTCCGATTATCAACCTCCCTTTCTCACACCAAGATGAGTTCATTTCCAGAGGTGAAGCaccaaaacttagagaaagaATGTTCCACTTCTCTTCCGAATCCATAGCAAAACTCAAAGCAAAAGCCAATGCAGAATCCAATACCAACAAGATCTCTTCCTTTCAGTCCTTGTCTGCACTTGTCTGGAGGTGCATAACGCGTGCGCGTTGTCTACCACATGACCAGATAACACATTGCAGGTTGGCCACCAATAACAGGTCAAGAATGGAGCCATCCTTATCTGATGATTACTTTGGGAACTTGGATTCCGTAGTGGGAGGAGTAACGACAGCTGGTGAATTGCTTGAACACAATCTTGGGTGGGTGGCATGGAAGTTGCACGAGGCTGTGGTCAACCACACTGACAAAGTTGTGCGTGACTCGGTTGATACCTGGCTGCAGTCTCCAATTGTTTTCCAACCTGCTCGGCTTTTTGATCCATACAGTGTAATGATGGGGAGTTCACCCAGGTTCAACATGTATGGGAATGAATTTGGAATGGGGAAAGCAGTGGCACTTCGCAGTGGGTATGCAAACAAGTTTGATGGGAAAGTGTCTTCATACCCAGGTTACGAAGGAGGAGGAAGCATTGATTTGGAGGTGTGCCTTCCACCAGATTCAATGAGCTCTCTTGAGTCTGATAAGGAGTTCATGGATGCTGTCTCTCTGTCCCACCAGCTGCCCTAG